One part of the Flavobacterium johnsoniae UW101 genome encodes these proteins:
- a CDS encoding RsmD family RNA methyltransferase — protein sequence MRIISGKYKGRRIFPPKNLPVRPTTDMSKEALFNVLNNHFSFDGLKVLDLFSGTGNISYEFASRGSAPITSIDGDFGCVKFIKQVSSEYDFDIAATKSDVYKFLENCKTSYDIIFADPPYGLDQAAFEKIVLTVFEKELLSEDGMMIIEHSKYTKMEHLSNFSFQKSYGGSFFSFFELHSTDDDEELEGDLPLKVAEEEDEG from the coding sequence ATGAGAATCATTTCAGGAAAATACAAAGGGCGCCGGATTTTTCCACCAAAAAACCTTCCTGTAAGACCCACGACTGATATGAGTAAAGAAGCATTGTTTAATGTTTTGAATAATCATTTTAGTTTTGACGGCTTAAAGGTTTTAGATCTATTTTCGGGAACCGGTAATATAAGTTATGAATTCGCTTCACGCGGGAGCGCTCCTATTACCTCTATCGATGGCGATTTTGGATGCGTAAAATTCATTAAACAAGTTTCATCAGAATACGATTTTGACATTGCGGCTACAAAAAGCGATGTTTATAAATTTCTGGAAAACTGCAAAACTTCATACGATATTATTTTTGCCGATCCGCCTTACGGATTAGATCAGGCAGCTTTTGAAAAAATCGTTCTTACTGTTTTTGAAAAAGAACTGCTTTCTGAAGACGGCATGATGATTATCGAACATTCAAAGTATACTAAAATGGAGCATTTAAGTAATTTTTCTTTCCAGAAAAGTTATGGAGGTTCATTTTTTAGTTTCTTCGAACTGCATTCTACAGACGATGATGAAGAACTTGAAGGCGATTTACCTTTGAAAGTTGCCGAAGAAGAAGACGAAGGTTAA
- a CDS encoding DUF3822 family protein — protein MSIHNKNITSKNYKKLSIQVSLNGFSFCCFDTLNNTIIAFNEVLFDTQKQNKIEDLYASAFKNHPELKETYDDILVIHNNNLSTFVPSALFDEDYLGSYLQYTTKVFDTDFFTYDQILNYEMHSVYIPYININNFLIDNVGSFDYKHVNSILVEKILEASKNNDEKKMVVNFNPNHFEIIVVQNQKLLLFNSFEYQTPEDFIYYVLFTAEQLNLNPEIFQLELLGTIQQNDPFYAIAYKYIRNISFLDVSTLKERNNYTTAQNQKHYILFQS, from the coding sequence ATGTCAATACACAATAAAAATATCACATCAAAAAATTATAAAAAACTTTCGATTCAGGTTTCACTGAACGGATTTTCATTTTGCTGTTTTGATACTTTAAACAATACAATTATAGCTTTTAATGAAGTACTTTTTGATACTCAAAAGCAAAATAAAATTGAAGATTTGTATGCTTCGGCTTTTAAAAACCATCCGGAATTAAAAGAAACGTATGATGATATTTTAGTTATTCATAACAATAACCTTTCGACTTTTGTGCCTAGTGCTTTATTTGATGAAGATTATTTAGGAAGTTATCTGCAATACACCACAAAAGTATTTGACACTGATTTTTTTACTTACGATCAGATTTTAAATTACGAAATGCATTCTGTTTACATTCCGTACATCAACATAAATAACTTTTTAATTGACAATGTCGGCTCGTTTGATTACAAACACGTAAACAGTATTTTGGTTGAGAAAATTCTCGAAGCTTCAAAAAACAACGACGAGAAAAAAATGGTCGTAAATTTCAATCCAAATCATTTTGAAATTATCGTAGTGCAAAATCAAAAGTTATTGTTATTCAACTCGTTTGAATACCAAACTCCTGAAGATTTTATTTATTATGTTCTTTTTACTGCCGAGCAGTTAAATTTAAATCCTGAGATTTTTCAACTGGAATTACTGGGAACAATACAGCAAAACGATCCATTTTACGCGATTGCTTATAAATACATTCGTAATATTTCTTTTCTTGATGTAAGCACTTTAAAAGAAAGAAACAACTATACAACTGCTCAGAATCAAAAACATTATATCTTATTTCAATCATGA
- a CDS encoding outer membrane protein assembly factor BamB family protein, giving the protein MKKPQFLIPLLLFFIFNNSVLGQNKSKTINAFSDRVFNGKEYQPLGDLKWKFKTEGKIFSSPISQNNTVYIGSEDGFLYAVDEKSGKENWKFKTNGAIHSSPSISGNTIYFGSFDGFYYAVNSQTGKEIWKFKTGGEHWLGEIGMWGFKPANQYMEDLWSFYLSSPVVYQNGKTAIVLFGSSDGNFYAVDAKTGNQIWKFKTDGPVHGTPVIDKNKIYIGGWDAVLYALNAETGKEIWHFALGTQTGFKGIQSSVAVSDGKVLFGARDPHFFALDSETGKLIWKYDAENSWILSSAVVKDNTVYVGTSDTYALLALDLKTGKEKYRLKTNGYVYSSPAIAGNTIYFGDFTGNFFALNLLSNGKEFNSVSTENRKQFASATLKNDLLDFGYTAQNEDLTFYDNNKKVMDQFYRLGPIVSSPFVNSNTIYFGSGDGFIYAYNLQKGK; this is encoded by the coding sequence ATGAAAAAACCACAGTTTTTGATACCGCTTTTATTGTTTTTTATTTTTAATAATTCAGTTTTAGGCCAAAATAAATCTAAAACAATCAATGCATTTTCAGATCGGGTTTTTAATGGAAAAGAATACCAGCCTTTAGGCGATTTAAAATGGAAATTTAAAACCGAAGGCAAAATCTTTTCTTCTCCTATTTCTCAAAATAATACAGTTTACATTGGCAGTGAAGATGGTTTCCTATATGCTGTTGATGAAAAATCAGGAAAAGAAAACTGGAAATTTAAAACCAACGGGGCAATTCACAGTTCGCCGAGTATATCCGGAAATACAATTTATTTTGGCAGTTTTGATGGCTTTTATTACGCTGTAAATTCTCAAACCGGAAAAGAAATCTGGAAGTTCAAAACCGGAGGCGAACACTGGCTGGGCGAAATTGGAATGTGGGGTTTTAAACCAGCAAATCAATATATGGAAGATTTATGGAGTTTCTATTTATCATCTCCCGTTGTGTACCAAAACGGAAAAACGGCTATAGTTTTATTTGGCAGCAGTGACGGAAATTTTTATGCTGTTGATGCCAAAACCGGAAATCAAATATGGAAATTTAAAACAGATGGTCCTGTTCATGGAACTCCTGTAATTGATAAAAACAAAATTTACATTGGCGGCTGGGATGCCGTTTTATATGCTTTGAATGCAGAAACCGGAAAAGAAATCTGGCACTTTGCATTGGGAACTCAAACAGGTTTTAAAGGAATTCAATCTTCTGTCGCTGTTAGTGATGGAAAAGTGCTTTTTGGAGCGCGTGATCCTCATTTTTTTGCTCTGGACTCTGAAACAGGAAAACTAATCTGGAAATACGATGCCGAGAATTCCTGGATTTTGAGTTCTGCTGTCGTTAAAGACAACACCGTTTATGTGGGAACTTCTGACACTTATGCTTTATTAGCTTTGGACCTAAAAACCGGAAAAGAAAAATACCGTCTTAAAACAAACGGTTATGTTTATTCTTCGCCTGCAATTGCTGGAAACACGATTTATTTTGGAGATTTTACAGGGAATTTCTTTGCTTTAAACTTACTTTCAAACGGAAAAGAATTTAATTCTGTAAGTACTGAAAACAGAAAACAATTTGCATCTGCAACTCTTAAAAATGATCTTTTAGATTTTGGATATACAGCCCAAAATGAAGATTTGACATTTTATGATAATAACAAAAAAGTAATGGATCAATTTTATAGATTAGGACCAATTGTTTCCTCACCTTTTGTAAACAGCAACACAATTTACTTTGGAAGTGGTGACGGTTTTATATATGCTTATAATCTGCAAAAAGGAAAATAA
- a CDS encoding gluzincin family metallopeptidase, with translation MEVAVNLELKTLNVKQDITYLNTSNDTLVSIVLNDWNNAFSDRNTPLAKRFSDEFYRGFHLAKTVEKGNTTILNLTDSNFTALEWERTEKNPDFIVIRLNKKLLPGEQIDLHITYISKIPSDKFTHYGFDQNGMNLKNWFLTPARFENHDFVKYNNFNLDDIANAEADYKLEIKVPNNYSIITDLNSVSKDSTNAAYSTYSFAGSNRTDFNLFIEKQNNFRSYNNGTIEVLTDLKNKKITEIQKAIVINRVAAFANEFIGKYPHKKITVSQADYERNPFYGLNQLPSIISPFSDEFMFEITFFKTYLNNYLKNSLRLDPRKDNWVYDGIQIYAMMKYMEEYHLDEKMLGRLSRMKLFKSYNITNLTFNEQYSYYYMLMARKNLDQPLGDPKNTLIKFNEQIASKYRAGLSLSYLDDYLNHNIVPESVQEFYNLNKSQQTNRYDFEKILIKKSPKNLDWFFNTIIDSREIIDYKFTNVSRTADSVQFSIKSKTDIYAPIPVYGLKKNKIVFKEWIEPKQPDSVYQFSRKNADKLVINYDNEVPEFNQRNNWKSLKSLAITNRPIKFNFAKDLEDPYYNQILYIPTLTYNYYDGFTPGVRFHNKTILDKPFTFDINPAYSLKAGTLSGSSAFAWSQYYRNSTLYNVRYSLSQNYFHYAPDATYLRLNPMVQFRIREENFRDNRKQLIMFRQVIVNREASEFITDNSKPNYSIFNARYANTKTELVDHFNFMTDVQFSSGFGKASAEVEYRRLFENNRKLNLRVFAGSFIYNTTNSDYFSFGLDKPTDYLFDYNILGRSETTGIFSQQYVIAEGGFKSKLNPAFANQWMATVNASYALWNWIEVYGDAGFLKNKHQKEYFAYDSGIRLNLVPDYFELYFPVYSNNGWEISQNKYNEKIRFVITFSPKTLVTLFTRKWF, from the coding sequence ATGGAAGTGGCGGTTAATCTTGAACTCAAAACACTAAACGTAAAACAGGATATTACCTATTTAAATACTTCAAATGATACTTTGGTTTCAATTGTTTTAAACGACTGGAACAATGCTTTTTCAGATAGAAATACACCTTTAGCAAAACGTTTTTCTGATGAATTTTATCGCGGTTTTCATTTGGCAAAAACTGTAGAAAAAGGAAACACCACAATTTTAAATCTGACCGATTCAAACTTTACGGCTCTTGAATGGGAAAGAACAGAGAAAAATCCGGATTTTATCGTTATACGGCTGAATAAAAAACTTCTCCCTGGCGAACAAATTGATCTGCATATTACCTACATTTCAAAAATTCCAAGTGATAAATTCACCCATTATGGATTTGACCAAAACGGGATGAACTTAAAAAACTGGTTCCTGACCCCTGCCCGCTTTGAAAATCATGATTTTGTAAAATACAACAACTTTAATCTTGATGATATTGCAAATGCCGAAGCTGATTATAAACTTGAAATAAAAGTACCAAACAATTACTCTATTATAACCGATTTAAATTCGGTTTCAAAAGACAGTACTAATGCTGCTTACAGCACCTATTCGTTTGCAGGAAGTAACAGAACTGATTTTAACCTGTTTATTGAAAAACAAAACAATTTTAGAAGTTATAACAATGGGACAATTGAGGTTTTAACTGACTTGAAAAACAAGAAAATAACCGAGATTCAAAAAGCAATTGTAATTAATCGCGTCGCTGCGTTTGCAAATGAATTTATTGGAAAATATCCGCATAAAAAAATCACGGTTTCGCAGGCAGATTATGAACGAAATCCTTTTTATGGACTAAATCAGCTTCCTTCTATAATTAGTCCGTTTTCAGATGAGTTTATGTTTGAAATTACTTTTTTCAAAACCTATCTCAACAATTATCTAAAAAACTCCCTCCGCCTTGACCCACGAAAAGACAATTGGGTTTATGACGGAATCCAGATCTATGCCATGATGAAATACATGGAAGAATATCATCTGGATGAAAAAATGCTGGGCAGACTCTCGAGAATGAAACTTTTTAAAAGTTACAATATCACCAATTTGACTTTTAACGAGCAATACAGCTATTATTACATGCTTATGGCACGTAAAAATCTGGATCAGCCGCTTGGCGATCCAAAAAACACTTTAATAAAATTTAATGAGCAAATTGCGAGCAAATACCGCGCTGGTTTAAGTTTAAGCTATTTAGATGATTACCTGAACCATAATATTGTTCCCGAAAGTGTTCAGGAATTTTATAATCTTAATAAATCACAGCAGACAAATCGTTATGATTTTGAAAAAATCTTAATTAAAAAAAGCCCTAAAAATCTCGATTGGTTTTTTAATACCATAATCGATTCCAGAGAAATAATAGATTATAAATTTACAAACGTATCGAGAACTGCCGACAGCGTTCAGTTTTCAATAAAAAGCAAAACTGACATTTATGCGCCTATTCCGGTTTACGGCCTTAAAAAAAATAAAATTGTTTTTAAAGAATGGATTGAACCGAAACAACCAGATTCTGTTTACCAGTTCAGCCGAAAAAATGCTGATAAATTAGTTATCAATTACGATAACGAAGTTCCAGAATTCAATCAAAGAAACAACTGGAAATCATTAAAAAGTCTGGCAATCACAAATCGCCCAATCAAATTTAATTTTGCAAAAGATTTAGAAGATCCTTATTACAATCAGATTTTATATATACCAACCCTGACCTATAATTACTACGATGGTTTTACGCCCGGAGTACGTTTTCATAATAAAACGATTTTAGATAAACCGTTTACGTTTGATATTAATCCTGCTTATTCTTTAAAAGCCGGGACATTATCTGGTTCATCTGCTTTTGCTTGGAGTCAGTATTACCGAAACAGTACTTTATATAATGTAAGATATTCTCTAAGCCAGAACTATTTTCATTATGCACCGGATGCTACTTATTTGAGACTGAATCCTATGGTGCAATTTCGAATTCGTGAGGAGAATTTTAGAGACAACAGGAAACAGCTTATTATGTTTCGTCAGGTAATTGTAAATCGTGAAGCCAGCGAATTTATTACAGACAATTCAAAACCAAATTATTCAATTTTTAATGCGCGGTATGCCAATACTAAAACAGAATTGGTCGATCATTTTAATTTTATGACCGATGTTCAGTTTTCAAGCGGTTTTGGAAAAGCCTCCGCTGAAGTAGAATACAGAAGATTATTTGAAAACAACCGAAAGTTAAACCTGAGAGTATTTGCCGGAAGTTTTATTTACAACACAACAAATTCAGATTATTTTAGTTTTGGTTTAGACAAGCCGACTGATTATTTGTTTGATTACAATATTCTGGGAAGATCAGAAACTACAGGTATTTTCAGCCAGCAGTATGTAATTGCCGAAGGAGGTTTTAAATCTAAACTGAATCCTGCATTTGCAAACCAATGGATGGCGACTGTAAATGCCAGTTACGCACTATGGAACTGGATTGAGGTTTATGGCGATGCTGGTTTTTTAAAAAATAAACATCAAAAAGAGTACTTCGCTTACGACAGCGGCATACGCTTAAACCTTGTTCCTGATTATTTTGAGCTTTATTTTCCAGTTTACTCAAATAACGGATGGGAAATATCACAAAATAAATACAACGAAAAAATTAGATTTGTGATAACTTTTTCTCCTAAAACATTAGTCACTCTTTTCACTCGAAAATGGTTTTAA
- a CDS encoding ATP-dependent DNA helicase: MNSSAFYGVLQRRFPFAPTYKQDIFFQKIAIFLTEPANDTIFVLKGYAGTGKTTVISTIVNNLGDINKKFVLLAPTGRAAKVIANYSNTAAFTIHKKIYFPKKSSGGGVAFTRQVNKHKNTIFIVDEASMISDSTLDSGSLLDDLISYVYSGNNCKMILLGDTAQLPPVNLDISPALDTHTLGVHYDKEIEHIELDEVMRQEESSGILFNATELRELLKESFIAEFRFNVKKFKDIVRLTDGYDIQDAINTAYSNYSIEDTAFIVRSNKRANQYNEQIRTRILFKESELSVGDFLMVVKNNYFWLKETDEAGFIANGDIIEVLELFGIKELYGFTFAKVKIRMVDYPDQKPFETVLILDTIKSESPSLTYEESNRLYEEVMKDYEDESTKYKRFQKVKENEYFNGLQVKFSYAITCHKSQGGQWNTVFIEQPYLPNGIDHDYIRWLYTAMTRAKNKLYLIGFKDESFEE; this comes from the coding sequence ATGAATTCATCCGCATTTTACGGCGTTTTGCAAAGAAGATTTCCTTTTGCACCAACTTACAAACAGGATATTTTTTTTCAAAAAATTGCTATTTTTCTAACAGAACCGGCTAACGACACAATTTTTGTGCTGAAAGGATATGCCGGAACAGGAAAAACAACCGTGATTTCGACGATTGTAAATAATCTGGGTGATATTAATAAAAAGTTTGTCCTATTGGCACCAACAGGACGCGCGGCAAAAGTAATTGCCAATTATTCGAATACGGCTGCTTTTACAATTCATAAAAAAATATATTTTCCCAAAAAATCATCGGGTGGCGGCGTGGCTTTTACCAGACAAGTCAACAAACATAAAAACACCATTTTTATAGTCGATGAGGCTTCGATGATTTCAGATAGTACTTTAGACAGCGGTTCACTTCTGGATGATTTGATCTCATACGTGTATTCTGGAAACAACTGTAAAATGATTCTTTTGGGAGATACGGCGCAGCTTCCGCCGGTAAATTTAGATATCAGTCCGGCCTTAGATACACATACTTTGGGAGTTCATTATGACAAAGAAATCGAACATATCGAACTTGATGAAGTTATGCGTCAGGAAGAAAGTTCCGGAATTTTATTTAACGCAACTGAATTAAGGGAATTATTAAAAGAAAGTTTTATTGCTGAATTCAGATTCAATGTCAAAAAGTTCAAAGATATCGTTCGGTTAACGGATGGTTATGATATTCAGGATGCCATAAATACAGCCTATAGCAATTATAGTATTGAAGATACGGCTTTTATTGTTCGTTCTAATAAAAGAGCAAACCAGTACAATGAACAAATCAGAACCCGAATTTTGTTTAAAGAAAGCGAACTTTCTGTTGGTGATTTTTTGATGGTTGTAAAGAACAATTATTTCTGGCTTAAAGAAACTGATGAAGCCGGATTTATTGCAAATGGTGATATCATTGAAGTTTTAGAATTATTTGGAATCAAAGAACTGTACGGATTTACTTTTGCGAAAGTAAAAATCAGAATGGTTGATTATCCTGATCAAAAACCTTTTGAAACGGTTTTAATTTTAGATACGATAAAAAGTGAATCTCCATCGTTGACATACGAAGAATCAAATCGCCTATATGAAGAAGTGATGAAAGATTATGAAGATGAGTCAACAAAGTACAAAAGATTTCAAAAGGTTAAGGAAAATGAATATTTTAATGGTTTACAGGTAAAGTTTTCATACGCGATAACGTGTCATAAATCGCAGGGAGGGCAGTGGAATACAGTTTTTATAGAACAGCCGTATCTGCCAAACGGAATTGACCACGATTATATTCGATGGCTCTACACGGCCATGACTCGTGCCAAAAACAAATTGTATTTGATTGGTTTTAAAGACGAAAGTTTTGAAGAATAA
- the kdsB gene encoding 3-deoxy-manno-octulosonate cytidylyltransferase, whose product MKIIAVIPARYASTRFPAKLMQDLGGKTVILRTYEAAVSTKLFDDVFVVTDSDLIFDEIVSNGGKAIMSIKEHESGSDRIAEAVANLDVDIVVNVQGDEPFTEAGPLEQVLSVFKNDPDKKIDLASLMREITNEDEINNPNNVKVVVDQSQFALYFSRSVIPYPREKDAGVRYFQHIGIYAFRKQALLDFYSLPMKSLEASEKLEQLRYLEFGKRIKMVETTHVGIGIDTAEDLERARAMLRDI is encoded by the coding sequence ATGAAAATAATAGCGGTAATACCGGCACGATATGCCTCAACACGATTTCCTGCAAAATTGATGCAGGATTTGGGAGGTAAAACAGTAATTCTAAGAACGTATGAAGCTGCAGTTTCAACAAAATTATTTGATGATGTTTTTGTTGTAACCGATTCTGATTTGATTTTTGATGAAATTGTTTCTAATGGTGGAAAAGCCATTATGAGCATCAAAGAACACGAATCTGGAAGTGATCGAATTGCAGAGGCTGTTGCAAATCTTGATGTTGATATTGTGGTAAATGTACAAGGAGACGAGCCTTTTACAGAAGCGGGGCCTTTAGAACAGGTTTTATCTGTTTTTAAAAATGATCCAGATAAAAAGATTGATTTGGCTTCATTAATGCGTGAAATTACAAACGAAGACGAAATCAACAATCCAAATAATGTGAAGGTTGTGGTAGATCAATCGCAGTTTGCGTTGTATTTTTCAAGATCAGTAATTCCGTATCCAAGAGAGAAAGATGCCGGAGTTCGTTATTTTCAGCATATCGGAATTTACGCTTTTAGGAAACAGGCTTTGTTAGACTTTTACAGTCTTCCAATGAAATCTTTAGAAGCTTCAGAGAAATTAGAACAGCTGCGTTATTTAGAGTTTGGAAAACGTATTAAAATGGTTGAAACAACTCATGTTGGAATTGGAATTGATACTGCTGAGGATTTAGAAAGAGCCAGAGCGATGCTTAGAGATATTTAA
- a CDS encoding alpha-ketoacid dehydrogenase subunit alpha/beta, which yields MITEKSNTTLTFEDFRTEVLNDYRIAVTSRECSLLGRKEVLTGKAKFGIFGDGKEVPQLAMAKAFKDGDFRSGYYRDQTFMMAIGELNAKQFFAGLYGHTDLNYDPMSAGRQMGGHFVTHSLNEDGSWKDLTKQKNSSSDISPTAGQMPRLLGLAQASKIYRNVDGIKIKDKFTVNGNEVAWGTIGNASTSEGLFFETINAAGVLQVPMVMSVWDDEYGISVHAKHQTTKENISEILKGYQRDEDSKGYEIFRVKGWDYAELVSTYERAGAVAREEHIPILIHVNELTQPQGHSTSGSHERYKSAERLAWERDFDCIRQMRLWMIAINIASPEELAELDAELKKEVLEAKKEAWNDFINPIIEEQNNLLDLLEQIAEASINHKERIRKYISELKAIKAPLKKELLVYARKILRFIEVPNSKVILSNWITNFIEATQEKFSSNLHSESAQNVFSVQKVLPKYAENAKPDLDGRMVIRDNFDALFNKYPELLIFGEDVGNIGDVNQGLEGMQEKYGELRVADVGIREATIIGQGIGMALRGLRPIAEIQYLDYLLYAIQIMSDDLATLQYRTVGKQKAPLIIRTRGHRLEGIWHSGSPMGMIINAIRGIHVLVPRDMTQAAGFYNTLLECDEPALVIECLNGYRLKEKTPLNFGEFKTPIGVVETLKEGADITLVSYGSTLRLVQQAATELLDLGIDCEIIDIQSLLPFDVNKDIVKSIAKTNRLLVIDEDVPGGASAYILQQILEEQDAYKYLDSKPQTLAAKAHRPAYGTDGDYFSKPSAEDIFEKVYSMMNEVNPSKFPNLYQ from the coding sequence ATGATAACAGAAAAAAGCAATACTACTTTAACCTTTGAAGATTTCAGAACTGAGGTCCTGAATGATTACAGAATTGCCGTAACAAGCCGTGAATGCAGCTTATTAGGCCGTAAAGAGGTATTAACAGGAAAAGCTAAATTCGGGATTTTTGGAGACGGAAAAGAAGTGCCGCAGCTTGCTATGGCAAAAGCCTTTAAAGATGGGGATTTTCGTTCTGGATATTATCGTGATCAAACTTTTATGATGGCGATTGGCGAATTAAACGCAAAACAATTTTTTGCAGGTTTATACGGCCACACCGATTTAAATTATGATCCAATGTCTGCCGGAAGGCAAATGGGCGGACACTTTGTAACGCACAGTTTAAATGAAGACGGATCCTGGAAAGATTTAACAAAACAAAAAAATTCAAGTTCAGATATATCACCTACTGCAGGACAAATGCCAAGATTATTGGGATTAGCTCAGGCATCAAAGATTTACAGAAATGTTGACGGAATAAAAATCAAAGACAAATTTACTGTAAACGGAAATGAAGTTGCGTGGGGAACAATAGGAAATGCAAGTACTTCTGAAGGTTTATTTTTTGAAACTATAAATGCTGCCGGAGTTTTACAAGTTCCGATGGTAATGAGCGTTTGGGATGATGAATACGGAATTTCGGTTCATGCAAAACACCAGACAACAAAAGAAAATATTTCTGAAATACTTAAAGGTTATCAGCGTGATGAAGATTCTAAAGGATATGAAATCTTTAGAGTAAAAGGATGGGATTATGCCGAGTTGGTTTCGACTTACGAAAGAGCCGGCGCCGTTGCACGCGAAGAACATATTCCAATTTTAATTCACGTAAACGAATTGACACAGCCGCAGGGCCACTCTACTTCTGGTTCTCACGAACGTTACAAAAGTGCTGAAAGACTTGCCTGGGAAAGAGATTTTGATTGTATCCGTCAAATGCGTTTATGGATGATTGCCATCAATATTGCCTCTCCGGAAGAATTAGCAGAACTTGATGCTGAATTGAAAAAAGAAGTTCTTGAAGCTAAAAAAGAAGCCTGGAACGATTTTATTAATCCAATTATAGAAGAACAAAATAATCTTTTAGATTTATTGGAGCAGATTGCTGAAGCCAGCATCAACCATAAAGAAAGAATTAGAAAATATATTTCAGAATTAAAAGCCATTAAAGCGCCTTTAAAGAAAGAATTACTGGTTTATGCCCGTAAAATTCTTCGCTTTATAGAAGTTCCAAACAGCAAAGTTATTCTGTCAAACTGGATTACGAATTTTATTGAAGCAACTCAGGAAAAATTCAGCAGCAACCTGCATTCAGAATCAGCACAAAATGTATTTTCTGTACAAAAAGTGCTTCCTAAATATGCTGAAAATGCAAAACCGGATTTAGACGGAAGAATGGTAATTCGTGATAACTTTGATGCTTTATTCAATAAATATCCTGAATTATTGATTTTTGGTGAAGATGTTGGAAACATTGGCGACGTAAATCAAGGACTTGAAGGCATGCAGGAAAAATACGGAGAACTTCGTGTTGCCGATGTCGGAATTCGTGAAGCAACCATTATTGGTCAGGGAATTGGAATGGCTTTGAGAGGTCTGCGTCCAATTGCTGAAATCCAGTATTTAGATTATTTATTGTACGCGATTCAAATCATGAGTGATGATTTGGCTACTTTACAATACAGAACAGTTGGAAAACAAAAAGCACCATTAATTATCAGAACCCGCGGACACCGTTTAGAAGGTATCTGGCATTCTGGTTCTCCAATGGGAATGATTATAAACGCTATCCGAGGAATTCACGTTTTGGTTCCTAGAGATATGACACAAGCAGCAGGATTTTACAATACTCTTTTAGAGTGTGATGAACCTGCTTTAGTAATTGAATGTTTAAATGGTTACCGTTTAAAAGAAAAAACACCTTTAAATTTTGGTGAATTCAAAACGCCGATTGGTGTGGTTGAAACTTTAAAAGAAGGTGCAGATATTACTTTAGTTTCTTACGGATCGACTTTAAGACTCGTTCAACAGGCAGCAACAGAGTTATTAGATTTAGGAATTGACTGTGAAATTATTGATATTCAGTCTTTACTTCCGTTTGACGTTAATAAAGATATTGTAAAAAGTATCGCAAAAACAAATCGTCTTTTAGTAATCGACGAAGATGTTCCGGGCGGTGCTTCAGCATACATATTACAACAGATTTTAGAAGAACAAGATGCTTACAAATATCTTGACAGCAAACCGCAGACTCTTGCTGCAAAAGCCCACAGACCTGCTTATGGAACTGACGGCGATTATTTCTCTAAACCTTCTGCCGAAGATATTTTTGAGAAAGTATACAGCATGATGAACGAAGTTAATCCTTCTAAATTTCCAAATTTATACCAGTAA